A window from Chitinophaga filiformis encodes these proteins:
- a CDS encoding PepSY-associated TM helix domain-containing protein, whose product MTIKKLIGKLHLWLGFISGLGVFIIAVTGCILAFQQEIESVTKPYTYTASRPGVAPLPPSALKAIAVKEITHKQPNGVLYPGKDKSASVMFYGANPDYYYQVFMDPYTGKVIKVWSEEGDFFHFILHGHYYLWLPPAIGQPVVASVTLIFFIMLITGLVLWWPRNKAAAKQRFSVKWTAKWKRLNYDLHNVLGFYVMIVGLLLATTGLVWGFQWFSKAVYFATSGGEHLPVDAPPLSDTSKAAAYKVPEDQVWQQLRKKAPADAGIMVSYAPDKSAAIAASINYRPGTYYKLDNYYFDQNTLAVLPARGPYTGEYAKAGFADKLRDMNYDIHIGAIIGLPGKIIVFLASLVCASLPITGVYIWWGRRHKKIKKSPVVRSSSKMRA is encoded by the coding sequence ATGACTATTAAAAAACTCATTGGTAAACTACACTTGTGGCTCGGCTTCATTTCCGGCCTCGGCGTTTTTATTATAGCTGTCACGGGCTGCATTCTCGCATTTCAGCAGGAAATAGAAAGTGTTACCAAACCATATACGTATACGGCCAGTCGCCCGGGAGTGGCCCCATTACCGCCATCAGCGTTAAAAGCGATCGCTGTTAAAGAAATTACCCATAAACAACCGAATGGTGTTCTTTATCCTGGAAAGGATAAGAGCGCATCCGTGATGTTCTACGGCGCCAATCCGGATTATTATTACCAGGTCTTTATGGATCCCTATACTGGAAAAGTGATCAAGGTCTGGAGCGAAGAAGGTGATTTCTTCCACTTTATATTACACGGACACTATTACCTGTGGTTGCCTCCGGCGATAGGTCAGCCGGTTGTTGCTTCTGTTACATTGATCTTCTTCATTATGCTGATTACCGGTCTGGTGTTATGGTGGCCCAGAAATAAAGCGGCCGCTAAACAGCGCTTCTCGGTAAAGTGGACCGCCAAATGGAAAAGATTGAATTATGACCTGCACAACGTGCTTGGATTTTATGTTATGATAGTCGGATTGCTGTTGGCTACTACCGGTCTCGTATGGGGCTTCCAGTGGTTCAGCAAAGCAGTGTACTTCGCCACTTCAGGAGGAGAGCACCTGCCAGTTGACGCACCGCCTTTGTCAGATACAAGCAAGGCCGCAGCATATAAGGTGCCGGAAGACCAGGTATGGCAACAACTAAGAAAGAAAGCTCCCGCAGACGCCGGCATTATGGTATCATACGCCCCTGACAAATCGGCCGCCATTGCTGCCTCCATCAATTACAGGCCCGGCACTTACTATAAATTGGACAATTACTACTTCGATCAGAATACATTGGCTGTACTACCTGCCAGGGGCCCCTATACCGGCGAATATGCCAAAGCGGGCTTCGCAGATAAGCTACGTGACATGAACTACGATATCCACATCGGCGCCATTATTGGTTTGCCCGGAAAGATCATTGTATTCCTCGCCAGCCTCGTTTGCGCCAGCCTGCCCATTACCGGGGTTTATATATGGTGGGGAAGAAGGCATAAGAAAATAAAAAAGAGCCCCGTAGTACGCTCCTCCTCAAAAATGAGAGCATAA
- a CDS encoding glutaminase family protein, whose product MKRIFGIAAVLLSQQLYAQQQAPAYPLITHDPYFSVWSATDKLTASATRHWTGTEQSLTGFVKVDGVTYRVLGAPGHAYRALAATADMAPYQVRYTETAPAKGWEDPAFNDADWKTGKAPFEKDGKTTGTPWFTDNVWVRRTFTVDDPNVDKLLLKINHDDNAEVYLNGERIYSYEGWLNHMEYFPISEEAKKKLRKGTNVLAMHCTNTRGGAYLDGGIVTEDKDEWADKIQLAEQKNVTLEATRTIYDLTCGKVDVTLTFTSPLLLKDLDLMSRPVSYVSYKVKANDGRRHKVEVYFGASSDLAVNTSAQEVTAQQYASEGLSILKTGTVAQPVLAKKGDDLRIDWGYLYVAVPQSAGATQYVTKEGAAAATFAGKRKPQTLDRGQQLVLNTSVSLGKVDGTEKEQVFLVGYDDIYAIQYFEANLKPWWKKDDSYTIEKELKKAQDEYASVMARCTAFDKELYELAKTAGGEKYAKLCVLGYRQSIAAHKLVKSPQGEILFLSKENFSNGCINTVDVTYPSAPLYLVYNPDLMKGMLNGIFYFSESGKYTQPYAAHDLGTYPLANGQAYGEGMPVEESGNMIILTAAIAKAEGNANYAKQHWKTLTTWAEYLLKEGFDPANQLCTDDFAGHLARNANLSVKAIVGLGCYAMLADMLGDKASAQKYRTAATEMVPKWMQLAEDGDHYTLAFENKGTWSQKYNLVWDKVLNLGLFPKSVYEKEIKYYLTQQLTYGLPLDSRKKYTKSDWILWTAALTDNQADFSALVDPVYKYAQETPSRVPLSDWHETADGKMVGFQARSVVGGYFMQILGTTLKK is encoded by the coding sequence ATGAAGAGAATTTTTGGTATTGCTGCCGTATTGCTGTCACAACAGCTATATGCGCAACAACAGGCGCCAGCCTATCCGTTGATCACACACGATCCTTATTTCAGTGTCTGGTCGGCAACAGACAAGCTGACCGCTTCTGCTACACGCCACTGGACAGGCACAGAACAGTCCCTGACGGGATTTGTAAAGGTTGACGGCGTAACCTACCGGGTATTGGGTGCTCCGGGGCATGCATACAGGGCACTAGCCGCTACGGCCGACATGGCGCCCTACCAGGTGCGTTATACGGAAACGGCTCCTGCAAAAGGATGGGAAGATCCTGCATTCAATGACGCCGACTGGAAAACAGGAAAAGCGCCATTTGAAAAAGACGGGAAAACTACCGGTACACCCTGGTTTACAGACAATGTATGGGTGCGCAGAACCTTCACAGTGGATGATCCGAATGTGGATAAACTGCTGCTGAAGATCAATCATGACGACAATGCGGAAGTTTACCTGAATGGAGAACGCATTTACAGTTACGAGGGATGGTTAAACCACATGGAATATTTCCCCATCAGCGAAGAAGCAAAGAAGAAACTGCGTAAAGGAACAAATGTACTGGCCATGCATTGTACCAATACCAGGGGCGGCGCTTATCTCGATGGAGGTATCGTAACAGAAGATAAAGACGAATGGGCAGATAAGATCCAGCTGGCAGAACAGAAAAATGTTACGCTGGAAGCTACACGGACAATCTATGACCTTACCTGCGGAAAGGTAGATGTAACGCTGACTTTCACCTCCCCGCTATTACTGAAAGATCTCGATCTGATGTCCCGTCCTGTGTCTTATGTCTCCTATAAGGTAAAAGCCAATGACGGACGCAGGCATAAGGTAGAAGTGTATTTTGGAGCCTCTTCAGACCTGGCAGTAAATACATCCGCGCAGGAAGTGACTGCGCAGCAGTATGCCAGTGAGGGATTGTCTATACTGAAGACAGGTACAGTAGCACAACCGGTACTGGCGAAGAAAGGCGATGACCTGCGCATAGACTGGGGCTATCTTTATGTAGCCGTACCACAGTCTGCCGGCGCTACGCAATACGTTACAAAAGAAGGCGCGGCTGCAGCAACTTTCGCCGGTAAACGTAAACCTCAGACACTTGACAGGGGCCAGCAACTGGTGCTGAATACATCGGTATCCCTTGGAAAAGTAGATGGAACGGAGAAAGAACAGGTGTTCCTGGTAGGATATGACGATATATATGCTATTCAATATTTTGAAGCGAATCTGAAGCCATGGTGGAAAAAAGATGATAGTTATACGATAGAAAAAGAACTGAAGAAAGCGCAGGATGAATATGCGTCTGTAATGGCGCGTTGTACTGCGTTTGACAAGGAATTGTATGAACTGGCAAAAACTGCCGGTGGTGAGAAATACGCCAAACTCTGTGTACTGGGTTATCGCCAGAGTATTGCTGCACATAAATTGGTGAAGAGCCCGCAGGGAGAGATCCTGTTCCTTTCAAAGGAGAATTTCAGCAATGGCTGTATCAATACGGTGGATGTAACATATCCTTCAGCTCCCTTGTACCTGGTGTACAATCCTGACCTGATGAAAGGTATGCTCAACGGTATTTTTTATTTCAGTGAAAGTGGCAAGTATACGCAGCCATATGCAGCGCATGACCTGGGAACATATCCGCTGGCAAATGGCCAGGCATATGGAGAAGGCATGCCGGTGGAAGAATCAGGTAATATGATCATCCTGACAGCAGCCATCGCGAAAGCAGAAGGCAATGCGAATTATGCAAAACAACATTGGAAAACGTTAACTACCTGGGCAGAGTATCTGCTGAAAGAAGGTTTTGATCCTGCTAACCAGCTGTGTACAGACGATTTCGCCGGTCACCTGGCAAGGAATGCAAACCTGTCTGTAAAAGCAATCGTAGGGCTGGGTTGTTATGCAATGCTGGCGGATATGCTGGGGGATAAGGCTTCCGCTCAGAAGTACCGCACTGCAGCAACAGAGATGGTACCAAAATGGATGCAGCTGGCTGAAGATGGCGACCATTACACACTGGCGTTTGAGAACAAAGGTACCTGGAGCCAGAAATATAACCTGGTATGGGATAAAGTATTGAACCTGGGATTGTTCCCTAAATCAGTGTACGAGAAAGAAATAAAGTATTATCTGACGCAACAGCTCACGTACGGACTGCCGCTCGATAGCCGTAAAAAATACACTAAATCCGATTGGATATTGTGGACTGCAGCACTCACGGATAATCAGGCGGATTTCTCTGCCCTGGTGGATCCTGTGTATAAATACGCGCAGGAAACACCATCGCGTGTACCGCTGAGCGATTGGCATGAAACTGCTGACGGAAAGATGGTAGGTTTTCAGGCAAGAAGTGTAGTAGGTGGATATTTTATGCAGATCCTGGGCACAACGCTGAAAAAATAA
- a CDS encoding sialate O-acetylesterase, giving the protein MQLTTLLKPMLTGLMSCTLMLNSYADVRLPALVGSNMVLQRNKSLNIWGWADKGEKVTLTFRNQTFTALPAADGRWKVKMPAQIAGGPYTMTISGHNTIKLDNILIGDVWVASGQSNMEMPVKGWGKVLNYEQEIAAANYPQIRFFQLKHTTSTAPQDDVTPWEGNWQVCSPQSVPEFSSVGYFFAREIYGHEHIPVGVIHSSWGGTVAEAWTSGESLKTMPAFADTVKAFEQLTPPQSPSNPNKPTLLYNAMIHPLLPYAIRGVIWYQGEANAGRAYQYRELFPLMIKDWRKQWKNGDFPFYFVQLANFTEKKEQPVESDWAELREAQLMTLSVPNTGMASAIDIGDDKDIHPKNKQEVARRLSLIARAKVYGEKIPYSGPLYQLKTIAGNKVYIAFSHKDDGLVVKGGGKLKGFEIAGADKKFHWAEASIVGDRVMVTSPEVEKPVAVRYNWSNNPSGNLYNGAGLPASPFRTDNFQGVTYGKQ; this is encoded by the coding sequence ATGCAACTGACCACGTTATTAAAACCAATGCTGACAGGTTTGATGTCATGCACACTAATGCTGAATAGCTATGCCGATGTTCGTTTACCCGCTTTGGTCGGTAGCAACATGGTATTACAGCGTAACAAGTCATTGAATATATGGGGATGGGCCGACAAGGGGGAGAAGGTGACCCTTACCTTCCGTAATCAGACCTTTACTGCCCTTCCGGCAGCAGATGGCCGCTGGAAGGTGAAAATGCCTGCCCAAATAGCAGGGGGGCCCTATACAATGACCATATCCGGACACAATACAATAAAACTGGACAACATCCTGATCGGGGACGTCTGGGTGGCGTCGGGCCAGTCCAATATGGAAATGCCCGTTAAAGGATGGGGAAAAGTGTTGAACTATGAGCAGGAAATTGCAGCTGCGAATTATCCCCAGATCCGTTTTTTTCAGCTAAAACACACCACCAGTACTGCTCCTCAGGATGATGTTACTCCCTGGGAAGGAAACTGGCAGGTCTGTTCTCCGCAGAGTGTACCGGAATTTTCTTCCGTTGGGTATTTCTTTGCCAGGGAGATCTATGGACATGAGCATATACCCGTGGGCGTTATTCACAGCTCCTGGGGAGGAACGGTAGCCGAGGCCTGGACCAGCGGGGAATCCCTGAAAACAATGCCCGCTTTTGCAGATACAGTGAAGGCATTCGAACAGCTGACACCACCGCAGTCGCCATCCAATCCCAATAAGCCTACCCTTCTTTATAATGCGATGATCCACCCCTTGCTGCCTTACGCCATTCGCGGGGTTATCTGGTACCAGGGAGAGGCAAACGCTGGCCGGGCATACCAGTACAGGGAATTATTCCCCCTAATGATCAAAGACTGGCGTAAACAATGGAAGAATGGCGACTTCCCCTTCTATTTTGTACAACTGGCGAATTTTACGGAAAAGAAAGAACAACCTGTGGAATCTGACTGGGCAGAACTTCGTGAAGCCCAGTTAATGACCCTGTCGGTTCCGAATACAGGCATGGCTTCCGCTATTGATATCGGAGATGATAAAGATATTCACCCAAAGAATAAACAGGAGGTAGCCCGCCGCCTGTCGCTTATTGCAAGGGCGAAGGTGTATGGAGAGAAGATCCCGTACTCCGGTCCTCTCTACCAGTTGAAAACGATAGCCGGAAACAAGGTATATATCGCTTTTAGCCATAAGGACGATGGATTGGTGGTGAAGGGAGGAGGCAAGCTGAAAGGCTTCGAGATTGCCGGTGCAGATAAGAAATTCCATTGGGCAGAAGCTAGTATTGTGGGCGACCGCGTCATGGTGACAAGTCCCGAAGTGGAGAAGCCGGTAGCGGTGCGCTATAACTGGTCAAACAACCCAAGTGGCAACTTATACAATGGGGCCGGCTTACCCGCCAGTCCTTTCCGTACGGACAACTTCCAGGGTGTGACTTACGGTAAACAATAA
- a CDS encoding DMT family transporter → MRQLVIGLLFALLWASAAVATKFGIHAADPLILANVRFFLAGGGMLLFAYLIRKGQHAMPEGKEWMHLAVFGCLNTTVYLGCFVIAMKTVSAGIGSLATATNPLFIMVISALWVKRPLKWYEVTGIFLGMAGVAMATYPLLLDSHATIGGILILMLGMFSVSVATVYYARINQRLSSLVINGWQVFLGGLLFIPVTALFADFKTSHFNAQFWLSVGWLVLPVSVLALQLWFYLVRRDAVRASLWLFLCPVFGFLYSWILLDEPITWYTFAGTMLVIGGLYLAQQEKFRKQSTIPQNQ, encoded by the coding sequence ATGCGCCAGCTCGTAATAGGTCTTCTCTTTGCTTTACTGTGGGCATCAGCCGCAGTTGCCACAAAATTTGGTATTCATGCAGCCGATCCGCTGATCCTTGCTAACGTCAGGTTTTTCCTGGCAGGAGGGGGGATGTTGCTCTTCGCATACCTTATCAGGAAGGGACAGCATGCAATGCCGGAAGGGAAGGAGTGGATGCACCTGGCAGTTTTTGGTTGCCTGAATACCACCGTGTACCTGGGGTGTTTTGTAATAGCGATGAAAACAGTATCTGCAGGTATCGGGAGCCTGGCTACCGCTACCAATCCGCTGTTTATAATGGTTATCTCTGCCTTATGGGTAAAGCGGCCGTTGAAGTGGTATGAGGTTACCGGCATATTCCTCGGTATGGCAGGTGTTGCCATGGCAACCTATCCTTTACTATTGGACAGTCACGCCACGATCGGCGGTATACTGATCCTGATGCTGGGGATGTTTTCCGTATCTGTTGCTACAGTATATTACGCCCGCATCAACCAGCGGCTTTCCAGCCTGGTGATAAACGGCTGGCAGGTATTCCTGGGAGGGCTGTTGTTCATTCCCGTTACAGCGCTCTTTGCCGATTTTAAAACCTCCCATTTTAATGCGCAGTTCTGGCTTTCCGTGGGTTGGCTGGTATTGCCTGTATCCGTACTGGCTTTGCAGTTATGGTTCTACCTGGTGCGCAGGGATGCTGTACGGGCATCTCTCTGGTTGTTCCTATGCCCGGTATTTGGCTTCCTGTATTCCTGGATACTCCTGGACGAGCCTATCACCTGGTATACCTTTGCAGGCACCATGCTGGTAATTGGCGGCCTTTATCTGGCCCAGCAGGAGAAGTTCAGAAAACAATCCACTATTCCTCAAAATCAATAG
- a CDS encoding RNA polymerase sigma-70 factor, which produces MSNNENIIKWQRQIACDGDEKAFSELFRYFYDRLLYFAIQYVYSREAAEEIVSDVFVKIWNRRQELEKISNLEVYLFVAVKNHSLNYLEQYSSLRIAPLNDESGLSQLTNSVDPERTMEWKEILFKMDQEVGRLPDQCRRVFKLIKEEGFKYKDVAEILNISPRTVETQLFRAMKRLNEVIGPYVANRLKAKNKKPDSL; this is translated from the coding sequence ATGAGTAACAATGAGAACATCATAAAATGGCAACGGCAGATTGCATGTGACGGCGATGAAAAGGCTTTTTCAGAGCTGTTCCGTTATTTCTACGACCGTCTGTTATATTTTGCTATCCAATATGTTTACTCCCGCGAAGCTGCTGAAGAGATCGTTTCAGATGTCTTCGTAAAGATCTGGAACCGCCGGCAAGAGCTGGAAAAAATCTCCAATCTTGAAGTGTACCTTTTTGTAGCGGTTAAAAACCATTCGCTGAACTACCTGGAACAATATTCCTCCCTGCGGATCGCCCCCCTGAATGACGAATCAGGACTTTCCCAGCTCACCAATTCCGTCGACCCGGAACGTACTATGGAGTGGAAGGAGATCCTCTTTAAAATGGATCAGGAAGTGGGCCGGCTGCCGGATCAATGTCGCCGTGTGTTCAAGCTGATCAAGGAGGAAGGTTTTAAATATAAAGATGTAGCAGAGATCCTCAATATTTCTCCCCGTACAGTAGAGACCCAATTGTTCCGCGCTATGAAGCGCCTGAATGAAGTAATAGGGCCATACGTAGCCAACAGGTTGAAAGCAAAAAATAAAAAACCGGATTCCCTGTAA
- a CDS encoding FecR family protein, giving the protein MINEELFTTLAARKLAGEATTAEQLELDVMLQEYPELRERYQLLQQYFTVSAYHSSAETEQALQRTMSRISISSTPVRRMFPWKWVGVAAAAVLIAAVAVVVLRPRQQQAEVAKLMERQNGKATKATIELADGSKIWLNADSKLSYPEVFNNDTREVYLSGEAFFDIAANPKKPFIVHLSSGTIHVLGTSFNIRAYENEAVQTSVKTGKVAFIPVVAAGQQPDTIYITPDEKVTYRPAVADDKEEAIIKETTSAEDDKAWTEGRLVFRDKTLEEIASELERTFGKKVSFGSDAPRYYRLTGAFQDNSLQDIMYYLARSKAFHYTITDSTLLITE; this is encoded by the coding sequence ATGATAAACGAAGAATTATTTACCACGTTAGCCGCCAGGAAACTGGCTGGAGAAGCTACCACGGCAGAACAGCTGGAGCTTGATGTGATGTTGCAGGAATATCCTGAACTCCGCGAACGCTACCAGCTGCTGCAACAGTACTTCACAGTATCGGCATATCACTCTTCTGCCGAAACAGAACAGGCATTACAACGTACCATGTCCAGGATCAGTATCAGCTCAACTCCTGTAAGAAGGATGTTCCCCTGGAAATGGGTTGGCGTGGCCGCTGCCGCCGTATTGATCGCTGCTGTTGCCGTTGTGGTACTCAGGCCCCGACAACAGCAGGCGGAAGTGGCTAAGCTGATGGAAAGACAGAATGGTAAGGCTACCAAGGCAACAATAGAACTGGCGGATGGCAGTAAGATATGGCTGAATGCTGATAGCAAATTGTCCTATCCGGAAGTGTTCAACAATGACACCCGCGAGGTTTACCTTAGCGGCGAGGCCTTCTTTGATATTGCCGCCAATCCGAAGAAACCGTTCATCGTACACCTTTCTTCCGGTACCATACATGTGCTTGGGACTTCTTTCAACATCCGCGCCTATGAAAATGAAGCGGTGCAGACATCTGTCAAAACAGGTAAAGTGGCCTTCATCCCGGTCGTAGCAGCCGGACAGCAACCTGATACCATCTATATCACACCAGATGAAAAAGTGACCTATCGCCCGGCTGTTGCTGACGATAAAGAAGAAGCTATTATAAAGGAAACAACATCTGCAGAGGATGATAAGGCCTGGACAGAGGGAAGACTTGTATTCCGCGATAAAACGCTGGAAGAGATAGCCTCCGAACTGGAAAGGACATTTGGCAAGAAGGTAAGCTTTGGTAGTGATGCGCCACGTTATTACAGGCTTACAGGGGCTTTCCAGGACAACAGCCTGCAGGATATCATGTATTACCTGGCCAGGTCGAAAGCGTTCCACTATACCATCACTGATAGCACATTACTGATTACAGAATAA